A single genomic interval of Carassius auratus strain Wakin chromosome 30, ASM336829v1, whole genome shotgun sequence harbors:
- the LOC113049294 gene encoding corticosteroid-binding globulin-like — protein MERNIIYLWICAFALVHGHQETSPQPFISDKIPSLIKMNNDFAFHLYKRIVEMPEYQSKNIFFSPFSVSMALSELSLGAGGETKEQLLSGIGHNSSVFSTEEMHQMFHSLLEEIDQRTGVDIDVGTALYASDKLKLLPEFLKEIKEFYHSDGFTVDFSVKETLDKINTYVKEKTHGKIDQAVDDLESDTLMFLLTYIYFKGKWDMPFDPSSTHQSIFHVNAETTVPVQMMHQYKSLKVYYDVELSSKVLCLDYNDSFSMFLAVPDAGRSGKTIKDLEMAISRQHIEKWRTSVRKSETDIYVPKLSLKTSYSLKDILIGMGMADMFTYQANFTGISEEKMLISKVLHKASLDIDEKGTTAAAVTTVEFRPKSFSPMDTLNFDRPFMIFITDQKNDNILFFGKVANPAEKQ, from the exons ATGGAAAGGAACATCATATATTTGTGGATTTGTGCTTTTGCACTAGTTCATGGACATCAAGAGACTTCACCTCAACCTTTCATCAGTGATAAAATCCCATCATTGATAAAGATGAACAATGATTTTGCTTTTCACCTGTACAAGAGAATTGTAGAAATGCCGGAGTATCAGTCCAAGAACATCTTCTTCTCTCCTTTCAGTGTGTCCATGGCCCTTTCTGAGCTGTCTTTAGGAGCCGGTGGTGAAACCAAAGAACAGCTTCTCAGTGGCATCGGCCATAACAGCTCGGTCTTCAGCACTGAAGAAATGCACCAGATGTTCCACAGTCTCCTGGAAGAAATCGACCAGAGGACAGGGGTGGACATCGATGTCGGCACTGCTCTATATGCAAGCGACAAATTAAAGCTCCTTCCTGAGTTCTTGAAGGAGATAAAGGAGTTTTACCACTCTGACGGATTCACTGTGGATTTCAGCGTCAAAGAAACACTAGATAAAATTAACACGTATGTGAAGGAAAAAACTCATGGGAAAATAGACCAAGCTGTTGATGATCTGGAATCTGACACTTTGATGTTTCTTCTcacttacatatattttaaag GAAAATGGGACATGCCTTTTGACCCAAGCAGCACCCATCAAAGTATATTTCATGTAAACGCTGAGACCACCGTTCCAGTACAAATGATGCACCAGTACAAATCCCTCAAAGTTTATTATGATGTCGAACTCTCTTCTAAAGTCCTCTGTCTAGACTACAACGACTCTTTCTCCATGTTTCTGGCTGTACCAGATGCTGGCAGGTCAGGTAAGACCATCAAAGATCTGGAGATGGCCATCTCTAGACAGCACATTGAAAAGTGGAGGACATCTGTTAGAAAAAG CGAAACTGACATCTATGTCCCCAAGCTCTCTCTGAAAACATCATATTCCCTGAAAGATATTTTAATAGGAATGGGAATGGCTGATATGTTTACATATCAAGCCAACTTCACAGGAATTTCAGAGGAAAAGATGCTAATTTCAAAG GTTTTGCATAAGGCCAGTCTGGATATAGATGAGAAAGGAACCACTGCAGCAGCAGTGACAACGGTTGAGTTCAGACCTAAGTCCTTCAGCCCAATGGATACTTTGAATTTTGACCGTCCATTCATGATCTTCATCACTGACCAAAAAAATGACAACATCCTCTTCTTTGGAAAAGTTGCCAATCCAGCAGAAAAACAGTAA